AGGGAACAAGTCGCCCGCCGCAGGCGTCTGTCTCCATAGCAGGGCCTTCAACTGCGAGGAGGACGACCATGCAAAGAGTCATAGTGACGTGCTTTAGCCTCATCATCGCGGCGGGGATCGCGGTGCTTGTTCAACCCGTGGCGGCGCTCGCGTGCGCCGGTCTCATCGGGTCGAACGGTGCCGTCAACTTGGGCCGGACGACGACGCTCGCCGCGTACAGCGATGGCGTCCAGCATTACGTGACGGCGTTCGAGTTCCAGGGTGGCGGCGGCGAGTTCGGCACGCTGATCCCGCTGCCCGGCGTGCCGACCAACGTCGAGCGCGGTGGCGCGTGGACGTTGCAGCGCCTGCAACAGGAGACGCGCCCGCCGCAGGAGGCCTTCGCGCTTTCCGCCGACAGCACCGGGGCAGCGCGCGGGGCGGAAGTGCTCCAGGAAGTCCGGATCGACGCACTGGACATTACGGTACTCAAGGGCGGCGGCCCCGACGTGGCGGTGTGGGCGGAGGAGCACGGTTTCCGGCTGTCGCCCGACGCCCCGGAAGTGCTGGAGTTCTATGCAAGCCGCAGTCCGATCTTCCTGGCGGCGGTCTTCGACGGCGACGCGGCGGCGGCACGCGGCCAACAGGTCGGCGACGGCACGCC
This is a stretch of genomic DNA from Dehalococcoidia bacterium. It encodes these proteins:
- a CDS encoding DUF2330 domain-containing protein — protein: MQRVIVTCFSLIIAAGIAVLVQPVAALACAGLIGSNGAVNLGRTTTLAAYSDGVQHYVTAFEFQGGGGEFGTLIPLPGVPTNVERGGAWTLQRLQQETRPPQEAFALSADSTGAARGAEVLQEVRIDALDITVLKGGGPDVAVWAEEHGFRLSPDAPEVLEFYASRSPIFLAAVFDGDAAAARGQQVGDGTPVHITIPTDNPWVPLRILALGKQPGDGVAADVFLLTDDEPALLPGFRAGLDRTHNAPASETLLNDLRSDEGMGWVPESAWLTKLRIDSTAEDMTYDLAVDTTEARSPSLVAAGLRAPEFVLRPNASEDATQTWLVMGALGALLLVVVSAGLRQARTSR